One genomic region from Manis pentadactyla isolate mManPen7 chromosome 12, mManPen7.hap1, whole genome shotgun sequence encodes:
- the LOC130680027 gene encoding uncharacterized protein LOC130680027 isoform X8, producing MVDRRCARLRLPPGAQAPVAPAIGPDMEPPPRPALRSSSSAASSLAPSYLLRSVQSGPRFRGEGDSDGSVGRKLTFKELNN from the coding sequence ATGGTGGACCGGCGCTGTGctcggctgcgccttcctcccggcgCGCAGGCCCCGGTGGCCCCGGCGATCGGCCCGGACATGGAGCCGCCGCCCCGGCCGGCCCTGCGCTCGTCCAGCTCTGCCGCCTCCAGCCTTGCACCGTCGTACCTGCTGCGGAGCGTCCagagcgggccccgcttcaggggtgaaggcgacagcgacggctctgtgggccggaag
- the LOC118916647 gene encoding PAT complex subunit Asterix: MSANSMSDPRRPNKVFRYKPPPSECNPALDDPTPDYMNLLGMIFSMCGLMLKLKWCAWVAVYCSFISFANSRSSEDTKQMMSSFMLSISAVVMSYLQNPQPMTPPW; encoded by the exons ATGTCCGCCAACAGTATGTCGGACCCACGGCGGCCGAACAAAGTGTTCAG GTACAAGCCCCCGCCGAGCGAGTGTAACCCGGCCCTGGACGACCCGACGCCGGACTACATGAACCTGCTCGGCATGATCTTCAGCATGTGCGGCCTCATGCTCAAG CTCAAGTGGTGCGCTTGGGTCGCCGTTTATTGCTCCTTCATCAGCTTCGCCAACTCCCGGAGCTCGGAGGACACTAAACAGATGATGAGTAGTTTCAT GCTGTCCATCTCTGCGGTGGTGATGTCATATCTGCAGAACCCTCAGCCCATGACGCCCCCCTGGTGA
- the LOC118916660 gene encoding WD repeat domain-containing protein 83-like, translating to MAFPEPKPRGPDLPQKRVKTLDCGQGAVRAVRFNVDGNYCLTCGSDKTLKLWNPLRGTLLRTYSGHGYEVLDAAGSFDNSSLCSGGGDKAVVLWDVASGQVVRKLRGHAGKVNTVQFNEEATVILSGSIDSSIRCWDCRSRKPEPVQTLDEARDGVSSVKVSDHEVLAGSVDGRVRRYDLRMGQLFSDYIGSPITCICFSRDGQCTLVSSLDSTLRLLDKDTGELLGEYTGHKNQEYKLDCCLTERDTHVVSCSENGKVFFWDLVEGALALALAVGPSVVQSLAYHPTEPCLLVAMGGSVQCWRQEAYEAEGGAG from the exons ATGGCTTTCCCTGAGCCCAAGCCGCGCGGCCCGGACCTGCCACAGAAACGGGTGAAGACGCTGGACTGCGGGCAGGGAGCGGTGCGAGCCGTGCGGTTTAACG TGGATGGCAATTACTGCCTGACGTGCGGCAGCGACAAGACCCTGAAGCTGTGGAACCCGCTGCGGGGGACGCTGCTGCGGACGTACAGTGGCCACGGCTACGAGGTGCTGGACGCAGCCGG CTCCTTTGACAACAGCAGCCTCTGCTCCGGCGGTGGAGACAAGGCCGTGGTGCTGTGGGATGTGGCATCGGGGCAGGTCGTGCGGAAGTTACGGGGCCACGCGGGG AAGGTGAACACGGTGCAGTTTAATGAAGAGGCCACGGTCATCCTGTCTG GCTCTATTGATTCCAGCATCCGGTGCTGGGACTGCCGCTCTCGGAAGCCTGAGCCAGTGCAGACACTGGACGAAGCCAGGGATGGTGTATCCAGTGTGAAGGTGTCAGACCATGAAGTCCTGGCGGG CTCTGTGGACGGCAGGGTGAGGCGCTATGACCTGAGGATGGGGCAGCTCTTCTCAGACTACATAGGCA gccccatcACCTGCATCTGCTTCAGCCGGGATGGGCAGTGCACCCTGGTGTCCAGCCTGGACTCCACACTGCGGCTTCTTGACAAGGACACGGGGGAGCTGCTGGGCGA gTACACAGGCCATAAGAACCAGGAATACAAGCTGGACTGTTGCCTGACTGAGCGTGATACCCACGTGGTCAGCTGCTCTGAGAATGGAAAGGTGTTCTTCTGGGACCTGGTGGAG GgtgccctggcgctggccctggCTGTGGGTCCCAGTGTGGTGCAGTCGCTGGCCTACCACCCAACGGAGCCCTGCCTGTTGGTCGCCATGGGGGGCAGTGTGCAGTGCTGGCGACAAGAGGCTTACGAGGCTGAAGGCGGCGCAGGCTGA
- the LOC118916589 gene encoding deoxyhypusine synthase-like isoform X2: MIARLGKEINNPESVYYWAQKHHIPVLSPALTDGSLGDMIFFHSYKNPGLVLDIVEDLRLINTQAIFAKRSGMIILGGGVVKHHIANANLMRNGADYALYINTAQEFDGSDSGARPDEAVSWGKIRVDAQPVKVYADASLVFPLLVAETFAQKADAFMPEKNED; this comes from the exons ATGATCGCCCGGCTGGGCAAGGAGATCAACAACCCAGAGTCGGTGTATTACTGGGCCCAGAAG CACCACATCCCTGTGCTGAGCCCAGCGCTCACAGATGGCTCACTGGGGGACATGATCTTCTTCCATTCCTATAAGAACCCGGGCCTGGTCCTGGACATTGTTGAGG ACCTGAGGCTCATCAATACACAGGCTATCTTCGCCAAGCGCTCTGGCATGATCATCCTGGGCGGGGGCGTGGTTAAGCACCACATTGCCAATGCCAACCTCATG CGGAATGGGGCCGACTATGCTCTCTACATCAACACGGCCCAGGAGTTTGATGGCTCCGACTCGGGTGCCCGGCCAGATGAAGCTGTCTCCTGGGGCAAGATCCGCGTGGACGCACAGCCTGTCAAG GTCTATGCTGATGCCTCCCTGGTCTTTCCCCTGCTTGTGGCTGAAACCTTTGCCCAGAAGGCAGATGCTTTCATGCCCGAGAAGAATGAAGACTGA
- the LOC118916589 gene encoding deoxyhypusine synthase-like isoform X1, translating to MIARLGKEINNPESVYYWAQKHHIPVLSPALTDGSLGDMIFFHSYKNPGLVLDIVEDLRLINTQAIFAKRSGMIILGGGVVKHHIANANLMGPACVSVYCNWLTSPPCPSPQRNGADYALYINTAQEFDGSDSGARPDEAVSWGKIRVDAQPVKVYADASLVFPLLVAETFAQKADAFMPEKNED from the exons ATGATCGCCCGGCTGGGCAAGGAGATCAACAACCCAGAGTCGGTGTATTACTGGGCCCAGAAG CACCACATCCCTGTGCTGAGCCCAGCGCTCACAGATGGCTCACTGGGGGACATGATCTTCTTCCATTCCTATAAGAACCCGGGCCTGGTCCTGGACATTGTTGAGG ACCTGAGGCTCATCAATACACAGGCTATCTTCGCCAAGCGCTCTGGCATGATCATCCTGGGCGGGGGCGTGGTTAAGCACCACATTGCCAATGCCAACCTCATG ggtccagcctgtgtgtctgtctACTGCAACTGGCTGACTAGCCCACCCTGTCCCTCCCCACAGCGGAATGGGGCCGACTATGCTCTCTACATCAACACGGCCCAGGAGTTTGATGGCTCCGACTCGGGTGCCCGGCCAGATGAAGCTGTCTCCTGGGGCAAGATCCGCGTGGACGCACAGCCTGTCAAG GTCTATGCTGATGCCTCCCTGGTCTTTCCCCTGCTTGTGGCTGAAACCTTTGCCCAGAAGGCAGATGCTTTCATGCCCGAGAAGAATGAAGACTGA
- the HOMER3 gene encoding homer protein homolog 3 isoform X1: protein MSTAREQPIFSTRAHVFQIDPATKRNWIPAGKHALTVSYFYDATRNVYRIISLGGAKAIINSTVTPNMTFTKTSQKFGQWADSRANTVYGLGFASEQHLTQFAEKFQEVKEAARLAREKSQDGGELTSPALGLTAHQVPPSPLVSANGPGDEKLFRSQSADVPGSAERERLKKMLSEGSVGEVQWEAEFFALQDSNSKLAGALREANAAAAQWRQQLEAQRAEAERLRQRVAELEAQAAAEPPSVSEKEGPGQSLEQLEALVQTKDQEIQTLKSQTGGLREAQDTAAAEREETQQKVQDLETRNVELEHQLRAMECNLEEARVERERARAEVGRAAQLLDVRLFELSELREGLARLAEGAP from the exons ATGTCCACAGCCAG GGAGCAGCCCATCTTCAGCACACGCGCACATGTGTTCCAGATTGACCCCGCCACCAAGCGGAACTGGATACCTGCTGGCAAGCATGCGCTCACTGTCTCCTACTTCTATGATGCCACCCGCAATGTCTACCGCATCATCAGCCTCGGGGGTGCCAAG gccaTCATCAATAGCACCGTCACCCCCAACATGACCTTTACCAAAACCTCGCAGAAGTTCGGGCAGTGGGCAGACAGTCGCGCCAACACTGTCTATGGTCTTGGCTTTGCTTCAGAGCAGCATCTGACCCAG TTTGCCGAGAAGTTCCAGGAAGTGAAGGAAGCAGCACGGCTGGCCCGGGAGAAATCTCAGGATGGCGGGGAACTCACCAGTCCAGCCCTGGGGCTCACGGCCCATCAG GTGCCCCCGAGCCCCCTCGTCAGCGCCAACGGCCCCGGCGATGAGAAACTGTTCCGCAGCCAGAGCGCGGACGTCCCGGGTTCCGCAGAGCGCGAGCGGCTCAAGAAGATGCTGTCCGAGGG CTCCGTGGGCGAGGTGCAGTGGGAGGCCGAGTTCTTCGCTTTGCAGGACAGCAACAGCAAGTTGGCAGGCGCCCTGCGAGAGGCCAACGCCGCCGCCGCCCAGTGGAGGCAGCAGCTGGAGGCCCAGCGCGCAGAGGCCGAGCGGCTGCGGCAGCGG GTGGCTGAGCTGGAGGCCCAGGCAGCCGCAGAGCCACCCTCTGTCAGCGAAAAGGAGGGGCCAGGCCAGTCACTGGAGCAGTTGGAGGCACTAGTGCAAACCAAGGACCAG GAAATCCAGACACTGAAGAGCCAAACTGGGGGGCTCCGCGAGGCCCAAGACACAGCTGCTGCAGAGCGGGAGGAGACCCAACAGAAGGTGCAG GACCTGGAGACCCGAAACGTGGAGCTGGAGCACCAGCTGCGGGCAATGGAGTGCAACCTGGAGGAGGCACGGGTGGAGCGGGAGCGGGCACGGGCTGAGGTGGGCCGGGCCGCACAGCTACTGGACGTCAGGCTGTTCGAGCTGAGTGAACTTCGAGAGGGCTTGGCCCGACTGGCTGAGGGTGCACCCTAA
- the HOMER3 gene encoding homer protein homolog 3 isoform X2 yields MSTAREQPIFSTRAHVFQIDPATKRNWIPAGKHALTVSYFYDATRNVYRIISLGGAKFAEKFQEVKEAARLAREKSQDGGELTSPALGLTAHQVPPSPLVSANGPGDEKLFRSQSADVPGSAERERLKKMLSEGSVGEVQWEAEFFALQDSNSKLAGALREANAAAAQWRQQLEAQRAEAERLRQRVAELEAQAAAEPPSVSEKEGPGQSLEQLEALVQTKDQEIQTLKSQTGGLREAQDTAAAEREETQQKVQDLETRNVELEHQLRAMECNLEEARVERERARAEVGRAAQLLDVRLFELSELREGLARLAEGAP; encoded by the exons ATGTCCACAGCCAG GGAGCAGCCCATCTTCAGCACACGCGCACATGTGTTCCAGATTGACCCCGCCACCAAGCGGAACTGGATACCTGCTGGCAAGCATGCGCTCACTGTCTCCTACTTCTATGATGCCACCCGCAATGTCTACCGCATCATCAGCCTCGGGGGTGCCAAG TTTGCCGAGAAGTTCCAGGAAGTGAAGGAAGCAGCACGGCTGGCCCGGGAGAAATCTCAGGATGGCGGGGAACTCACCAGTCCAGCCCTGGGGCTCACGGCCCATCAG GTGCCCCCGAGCCCCCTCGTCAGCGCCAACGGCCCCGGCGATGAGAAACTGTTCCGCAGCCAGAGCGCGGACGTCCCGGGTTCCGCAGAGCGCGAGCGGCTCAAGAAGATGCTGTCCGAGGG CTCCGTGGGCGAGGTGCAGTGGGAGGCCGAGTTCTTCGCTTTGCAGGACAGCAACAGCAAGTTGGCAGGCGCCCTGCGAGAGGCCAACGCCGCCGCCGCCCAGTGGAGGCAGCAGCTGGAGGCCCAGCGCGCAGAGGCCGAGCGGCTGCGGCAGCGG GTGGCTGAGCTGGAGGCCCAGGCAGCCGCAGAGCCACCCTCTGTCAGCGAAAAGGAGGGGCCAGGCCAGTCACTGGAGCAGTTGGAGGCACTAGTGCAAACCAAGGACCAG GAAATCCAGACACTGAAGAGCCAAACTGGGGGGCTCCGCGAGGCCCAAGACACAGCTGCTGCAGAGCGGGAGGAGACCCAACAGAAGGTGCAG GACCTGGAGACCCGAAACGTGGAGCTGGAGCACCAGCTGCGGGCAATGGAGTGCAACCTGGAGGAGGCACGGGTGGAGCGGGAGCGGGCACGGGCTGAGGTGGGCCGGGCCGCACAGCTACTGGACGTCAGGCTGTTCGAGCTGAGTGAACTTCGAGAGGGCTTGGCCCGACTGGCTGAGGGTGCACCCTAA
- the DDX49 gene encoding probable ATP-dependent RNA helicase DDX49 isoform X1 — translation MAGFAELGLSSWLVEQCRQLGLKQPTPVQLGCIPAILEGRDCLGCAKTGSGKTAAFVLPILQKLSEDPYGIFCLVLTPTRELAYQIAEQFRVLGKPLGLKDCIIVGGMDMVTQALELSRKPHVVIATPGRLADHLRSSSTFSIKKIHFLVMDEADRLLEQGCTDFTVDLEAILAAVPARRQTLLFSATLTDTLRELQGLAANQPFFWEAQAPVRTVEQLDQRYLLVPEKVKDAYLVHLIQNFQDEHEDWSIIIFTNTCKTCQILCMLLRKFNFPTVALHSMMKQKERFAALAKFKSSICRILIATDVASRGLDIPTVQVVINHNTPGLPKIYIHRVGRTARAGRQGQAITLVTQYDIHLVHAIEEQITPKFLLSGYQNKLPTVALCSWRPYPGPHSVAEHPLPVVSTLPCTPPEKKLDEFSVEEAGVLQILTQVNVVRRECEIKLEAANFDEKKEINKRKQLILEGKDPDLEAKRKAELAKIKQKNRRFKEKVEQALQRQKAGGAGRRGCRPRAQREDHPAPAPT, via the exons ATGGCCGGGTTCGCGGAGCTCGGGCTGTCATCGTGGCTGGTGGAACAATGTCGGCAGCTGGGTTTGAAGCAGCCCACGCCCGTACAGCTGGGATGTATCCCCGCCATCCTGGAGG GTCGGGATTGCTTGGGCTGTGCCAAGACAGGCAGCGGGAAGACAGCAGCGTTTGTCCTGCCCATCTTGCAGAAGCTGTCTGAAGATCCTTATGGCATCTTCTGCCTCGTCCTGACACCCACCAG GGAGCTGGCCTACCAAATCGCAGAGCAGTTCCGGGTCCTGGGGAAGCCTCTGGGCCTGAAAGACTGCATCATTGTCGGCGGCATGG ACATGGTGACCCAGGCTCTTGAGCTTTCCCGGAAACCACACGTGGTCATTGCCACCCCAGGGCGCCTGGCTGACCACCTCCGCAGCTCCAGTACCTTCAGCATAAAGAAAATTCACTTCCTG GTGATGGATGAGGCCGACCGGCTCCTGGAGCAGGGCTGCACTGACTTCACTGTGGACCTGGAGGCCATCCTGGCAGCTGTGCCAGCCCGCAGGCAGACGCTGCTCTTCAGTGCCACTCTGACTGACACACTCCGGGAGCTTCAAGGCCTGGCTGCTAACCAGCCCTTCTTCTGGGAAGCTCAGGCTCC GGTGCGCACAGTGGAACAACTGGACCAGCGCTACCTGCTGGTGCCCGAGAAGGTCAAGGATGCCTACCTGGTCCACCTAATCCAGAACTTCCAGGATGAGCACGAGGACTGGTCCATCATCATCTTCACTAACACATGCAA GACCTGCCAGATCCTGTGCATGTTGCTGCGTAAATTCAACTTCCCCACTGTGGCTCTGCATTCCATGATGAAACAG AAAGAACGCTTTGCTGCCCTGGCCAAGTTCAAGTCCAGTATCTGCAGGATCCTCATTGCGACAGATGTGGCCTCGCG GGGCCTGGACATTCCCACTGTGCAGGTGGTCATCAACCACAACACCCCTGGGCTCCCAAAGATTTATATCCACCGAGTCGGCCGGACGGCCCGTGCAG GGCGCCAAGGACAGGCCATCACACTGGTGACGCAGTATGACATCCACCTGGTACATGCCATCGAGGAGCAGATCA CCCCGAAGTTTCTTTTGTCTGGTTATCAGAACAAGCTCCCCACAGTGGCCCTCTGCAGCTGGAGGCCATATCCG GGACCTCACTCTGTGGCTGAACACCCTCTCCCTGTCGTGTCCACCCTCCCCTGCACCCCCCCAGAGAAGAAGCTGGACGAGTTCTCAGTGGAGGAGGCCGGGGTGCTGCAGATTCTCACACAGGTCAATGTGGTGCGGAGAGAGTGCGAGATT AAACTGGAGGCAGCCAACTTtgatgaaaagaaggaaatcaaTAAGCGGAAGCAGCTGATCCTGGAGGGAAAG GACCCTGACCTGGAGGCCAAGCGCAAGGCCGAGCTGGCCAAAATCAAGCAGAAGAACCGGCGCTTCAAGGAAAAGGTAGAGCAGGCTCTGCAGCGGCAGAAGGCCGGTGGGGCTGGCCGCAGGGGGTGTCGGCCCAGGGCCCAGCGTGAGGACCACCCGGCCCCAGCACCCACCTAG
- the DDX49 gene encoding probable ATP-dependent RNA helicase DDX49 isoform X2: MAGFAELGLSSWLVEQCRQLGLKQPTPVQLGCIPAILEGRDCLGCAKTGSGKTAAFVLPILQKLSEDPYGIFCLVLTPTRELAYQIAEQFRVLGKPLGLKDCIIVGGMDMVTQALELSRKPHVVIATPGRLADHLRSSSTFSIKKIHFLVMDEADRLLEQGCTDFTVDLEAILAAVPARRQTLLFSATLTDTLRELQGLAANQPFFWEAQAPVRTVEQLDQRYLLVPEKVKDAYLVHLIQNFQDEHEDWSIIIFTNTCKTCQILCMLLRKFNFPTVALHSMMKQKERFAALAKFKSSICRILIATDVASRGLDIPTVQVVINHNTPGLPKIYIHRVGRTARAGRQGQAITLVTQYDIHLVHAIEEQIKKKLDEFSVEEAGVLQILTQVNVVRRECEIKLEAANFDEKKEINKRKQLILEGKDPDLEAKRKAELAKIKQKNRRFKEKVEQALQRQKAGGAGRRGCRPRAQREDHPAPAPT; the protein is encoded by the exons ATGGCCGGGTTCGCGGAGCTCGGGCTGTCATCGTGGCTGGTGGAACAATGTCGGCAGCTGGGTTTGAAGCAGCCCACGCCCGTACAGCTGGGATGTATCCCCGCCATCCTGGAGG GTCGGGATTGCTTGGGCTGTGCCAAGACAGGCAGCGGGAAGACAGCAGCGTTTGTCCTGCCCATCTTGCAGAAGCTGTCTGAAGATCCTTATGGCATCTTCTGCCTCGTCCTGACACCCACCAG GGAGCTGGCCTACCAAATCGCAGAGCAGTTCCGGGTCCTGGGGAAGCCTCTGGGCCTGAAAGACTGCATCATTGTCGGCGGCATGG ACATGGTGACCCAGGCTCTTGAGCTTTCCCGGAAACCACACGTGGTCATTGCCACCCCAGGGCGCCTGGCTGACCACCTCCGCAGCTCCAGTACCTTCAGCATAAAGAAAATTCACTTCCTG GTGATGGATGAGGCCGACCGGCTCCTGGAGCAGGGCTGCACTGACTTCACTGTGGACCTGGAGGCCATCCTGGCAGCTGTGCCAGCCCGCAGGCAGACGCTGCTCTTCAGTGCCACTCTGACTGACACACTCCGGGAGCTTCAAGGCCTGGCTGCTAACCAGCCCTTCTTCTGGGAAGCTCAGGCTCC GGTGCGCACAGTGGAACAACTGGACCAGCGCTACCTGCTGGTGCCCGAGAAGGTCAAGGATGCCTACCTGGTCCACCTAATCCAGAACTTCCAGGATGAGCACGAGGACTGGTCCATCATCATCTTCACTAACACATGCAA GACCTGCCAGATCCTGTGCATGTTGCTGCGTAAATTCAACTTCCCCACTGTGGCTCTGCATTCCATGATGAAACAG AAAGAACGCTTTGCTGCCCTGGCCAAGTTCAAGTCCAGTATCTGCAGGATCCTCATTGCGACAGATGTGGCCTCGCG GGGCCTGGACATTCCCACTGTGCAGGTGGTCATCAACCACAACACCCCTGGGCTCCCAAAGATTTATATCCACCGAGTCGGCCGGACGGCCCGTGCAG GGCGCCAAGGACAGGCCATCACACTGGTGACGCAGTATGACATCCACCTGGTACATGCCATCGAGGAGCAGATCA AGAAGAAGCTGGACGAGTTCTCAGTGGAGGAGGCCGGGGTGCTGCAGATTCTCACACAGGTCAATGTGGTGCGGAGAGAGTGCGAGATT AAACTGGAGGCAGCCAACTTtgatgaaaagaaggaaatcaaTAAGCGGAAGCAGCTGATCCTGGAGGGAAAG GACCCTGACCTGGAGGCCAAGCGCAAGGCCGAGCTGGCCAAAATCAAGCAGAAGAACCGGCGCTTCAAGGAAAAGGTAGAGCAGGCTCTGCAGCGGCAGAAGGCCGGTGGGGCTGGCCGCAGGGGGTGTCGGCCCAGGGCCCAGCGTGAGGACCACCCGGCCCCAGCACCCACCTAG